The DNA region TAAAACCCATTCGTTCTATTCGTTCCTTCTGCGCCGCCGCATAACCAGGTCCACAATAATGACCGTGATCAGGGTAAGCAAGCCGGAAGTTACAATCGATACTCCCAGCAGAGCGTAGCCGATTCCGTTCCAGCCGCCAATATCGACGCTGATCATGATAACGATGGCTCCACCCAGCAAGGCCACACAAGGCAAAATATATTGAGCCCTTTTCATCTGCCGACCTTGCAATCGATAGATGAGCCATTCAATAAGCAGCAATGCGAGCCAAATAAGGAGTATCAATATAATAAGACCTTTCACTTATACGCCCCCTTCTCCTCCATACATTCCTCCGAATGACCACTGACACTCAGCATTCTGGATACGTGTAGAGTTTATCACATAATGAAGCCCTCCATTCACGATAAATCGAATTCGTGAATGAGGGCTTCAAGGAGGTTTCATGATATCAAATTGGCATATTTCTTAGGGATGCCTTGTTCCCTCCAACAGACTCAGTAAAGGCTTACACTTTCAGCCTGGCGTTGTTCATAACGCAGTCCCTTGTATAAATCCGCTTTGCCGATCGAATTGAACAGATTCATTTTATAGCGAATGACGCTTTGGGCCTCGGCAATGCATTCCGGATAAATGGCATTAGGGTCCCATAACTCCGTTGTACTCAAAATTTCACGAGCTTTTTTGAAGTATGAATATTTCATATCGCTGGAAATATTGATTTTACAAATACCCAGCTGAACCGAGTCGGAAACCTCCTGATCCGGGTTAGCGGACCCCCCGTGAAGAACGAGAGGGATGTCTACCAATTGATTGATTTCTCTCAGGATATCCATTTGCAGCTCCGGTTTAATATGCTTGGGATAGATACCATGGGCTGTACCGATGGCTACTGCTAACGTGTCGATCCCCGTACGTGCCACAAAATCTTCCGCCTGAGCCGGGTCCGTGTAAGTTACTACCGATACGCCGCCTTCGATAGAGTTACCGGTCTGCCCAATTGTTCCCAATTCCCCTTCAACAGAGACGCCGACGGCGTGTGCAATTTCCACCGCCTGTTTTGTAATAGCCACATTGTCTTCATAAGGGAGCAGGGAACCGTCAATCATGACGGAGGTGAATCCACACTTGATCGCCCGGATGATATCAGCAATGGACCCGCCATGATCAAGATGGATCACCAGTGGGACATGGCTGGCATGTGCACGCTGGCGGGCATATGCGAAAAACTCATCCGTCAAAAATTCAAGTTCCGTGGGGTGGATGGCGATGATAGCCGGTGAATTGGAATGTTCGGCCTCCTCAATCACCGCTCTCAAAAATGTACTGTCTGCCACGTTAAATGCGCCTACCGCAAATTTGTGTTCCTTGGCTACCTGTAGCAATTCCTTCATCGTAATCAACATAAGTTCACATCTCCTTTGGATTAGTGTATAGATTTAGTGGTAAGCGCTCTCATCTTGGTGGGCCTTACTCCACTTTGAACACAATGTCATCGAAGCTTACGCTTTCATCTTCCGTGTCGTCGAATTCTTCATCTATAGCCGTTACTGGCTTCTTTAATAGGGACAAGGTTATTCCACAGATTCCGGTACCAATGAGAAGAGACAGC from Paenibacillus sp. JNUCC-31 includes:
- a CDS encoding YesK family protein, with the protein product MKGLIILILLIWLALLLIEWLIYRLQGRQMKRAQYILPCVALLGGAIVIMISVDIGGWNGIGYALLGVSIVTSGLLTLITVIIVDLVMRRRRRNE
- a CDS encoding ketose-bisphosphate aldolase; translated protein: MLITMKELLQVAKEHKFAVGAFNVADSTFLRAVIEEAEHSNSPAIIAIHPTELEFLTDEFFAYARQRAHASHVPLVIHLDHGGSIADIIRAIKCGFTSVMIDGSLLPYEDNVAITKQAVEIAHAVGVSVEGELGTIGQTGNSIEGGVSVVTYTDPAQAEDFVARTGIDTLAVAIGTAHGIYPKHIKPELQMDILREINQLVDIPLVLHGGSANPDQEVSDSVQLGICKINISSDMKYSYFKKAREILSTTELWDPNAIYPECIAEAQSVIRYKMNLFNSIGKADLYKGLRYEQRQAESVSLY